TTAACTTCGGCCATAAATATTACTTTACGAGTCTCTCCATAATCAATGAATAAATAATCCTTTCTCTCTAATAGCAACCaaatcaaatacaaaaataacatattttttatttattaaaaaaaagcaaccttacacaaaatattttaaaatctataaatctaaaaacaacataataGCAATGTCTTGTAAAAGactcaaagattttaaaaaattactaaaaaaggtttacaaataattcaaatttatatgcATTACAAGCCACACGCGGACACACACTTGTAGTAATAACCATCACATTGTGTATCAGATGAACATGGCTTTTTTCCACCATTAGATTTCTTATTTGTCCAACACCACATTCTGTCAAGCCCCTAATAAACATgcattaatacatatatatatatatatatatatatatatatatatatatatatatatatatatatatatatatatatatatatatatatatatgtatatatatatatatatatgtatatatatatatatacacatatatatgtagatatatatatatatataaacatatatatctatatatatatatatatatatatatatatatatatatatatatatatatatatatatatatatatatatatatatatatatatatatatatatatatatatatatatatatatatatatattcatatatatatatatatatatatatatatatatatatatatatatatatatatatatatatatatatatatatatatatatatatatatatatatatatatacagctatGCTCAAATGTATGGAGCAcctatttgtttaaatatatttgtgtttaaaaaatgagATATAcatgatgaatttttttttaaatggtattttatttgttttttacgttTAAGCATTAGTAAATCATTTAATGCATGTTGAATTTGCTTGTCTGGGCATGATTAGACTTGTCTTAACTTGTCTACATACTCACTTAGTATAAATTCTGTCGAATTAAGATATTCATTTCATTCTTATCTTAAACGTAACTATTGTCAGCCGCTCATTATCTATTGTTTAAAagtagtgattttttttatcgttctttatttattttcattatgaGTAAAACACGCGAACTTTCTGTGAGTGAAAGAAGCCAAATTGTGATACTCCATAAACAAGGACATTCCCAAGtggaaatttcaaaaattatgaaatgCTCAAGGAAAGCAGTGCAAAATGCTATAAATAGATTTAGTGAAACTGGTTCATACGAAAATAGACCAAAAACGGGAAGAAAACGTATACTTTCTCCTAGAAACCATCGTTTCCTCAACAGGATTTCACTTCGAAATCGGACCAAATCTTCTAAAGACTTGGTTAGCGATCTGTGGGAGCACAGAAAAATTCAAATTTCTGCTCCAAGTGTTAGAAGATACTTAAAAGAAGGTAATTTACATGGAAGAAGGGCTCGCCGAAAACCATTGCTGACTGAGCACCATAAGAAACTTCGTTTAGAATGGGCTAAACAGCACCAAAATTGGTCATCAGAAGATTGGGCCAAAATTATTTGGTCAGACGAATGAAATATAGAGGTAAGGCATCATTATGACTTACGGTgtaaccaaaaaattaaaaaaaaatatcatttcgAAATTATTCCTTTAAGTACCTGAAATTTTACatgttgaaatttataatatcaaatttgTATTCCTTTACTTTTTTGACCTAGATTTTCGGGCAACCTGGAGGCACCTTTGTAAGACGACGACCAGGCGAAGCATTTGAGCCGGAATGTATCATCCCTACAGTCAAATTTGGCGGTGGTGGCACAATGATCTGGGGTTGCATGGCCTCCAGTGGCGTAggtgaaatatttttatgtgaGGGTAGGATGAATGCAGAGCGCTACATTACCATGCTAAATGAAGTTTTGGAGCCATCAATATTGAAATTATTTGACAAAGATGTCCCTCAATAttattttcaacaagataaCGCTCCTTGCCACaaggcaaaaaaaagtttggacTGGTTTTCAACAAATGAAGTTCCCCTCATTACGTGGCCCCCCCAGTCTCCAGATTTGTCACCCATAGAAAATTTGTGGTCTATTTTGAAGAGGAAGTTGTCAATTTACAGATGTAAATCCAAAGAAGAATTTAAAGCGAAAATTCTGGATGAATGGGAAAAAATACCAGCGAATGTATGTAAGGATCTTGTGGACAGCATGCCCAAAAGACTACGTGCGGTGATCAAGGCAGAGGGAGGTgctacaaaatattaattatattaaataatattgttgaattgaaataatttgtatCAAATAAACACATTCACATTTACTATTTGTTGattacttttgaattttaaataaaatataggggTGCTCCATACATTTGAGCatagctgtatatatatatatatatatatatatatatatatatatatatatatatatatatatatatatatatatatatatatatatatatatatatatatatatacaactttaaTATCAGTTTTCTATACTGTATGTAAGAAGCCAAATAAGATTTGACACAAACTCTTTTCTTTAAGATTGACTGAGggatttaataaaagatatttttgatgtTAGAGGAACTGTGCCTTGAGGGTATTGTGGGTTAGAGTGTCGGGAATAGTATAAAAAGCAAGTAATTAACATCATAGTAacaaagttatttcaaaactaatttaaatgtaaaccacgcaatcttcatcaaaataatcTTAAAGTTTTCACAATATAATTGCACTAAAGTGATGGGAGAAAagtaatttatcaataaatttctttgttaTTCATCACCCCTCAAAAAAACGTTCATTTCAGTACTTagaaaaattgtgttttttaccATACGCAGGGAAACAAAACGATATCAGCTATATAGAGGGGAAGAAATCATCTTATTTACAGTGTTgggaaatttttttctcaattccAATGAGGTTTTGTTTAAGAAAACAAATATCTTACATTGCAATATGCCCAGCAATTTGATTTATAGCAACCATATTCAACAACAAAACCAGATACAGGATCAGTTCCTTTTAATGTAGCTTCCGTAACTATTATTGATGCAAAAAGAACTGCGACATAAATGATATGCATTGCAATATCTTTGTTTTAAACCtacattaaagaaatattaaatttattttatatacttcatTATATCTATATTAACGTATATAAAACATATGGTATATTTAACTTAAAGAGAATATATTTCACAATTTGTTTTACAACCATAAAATCTAGGttcaaactaataataataaaatgctttCTTAATAATAACTTCATAAATGCTAAttgtatttaactaatttatcaaaaaaaaattaaaacgtttgtttgaaataaatgtgcttactttaaaattaaatattaaaaaactaaccaaacttaaaatattttatatccaaAATACagagtaaaatataaattaaaatgaaacaaCGATATGTACTAAAGATTCTAAAGTATCAGTAATAAATAGTGtgtatattaacatatatatatatatatatatatatatatatatatatatatatatatatatatatatatgtgtgtgtgtgtgtgtatatatatatagggctaCCATAGTCCTGATTTTTACGGTCAGGACAATGGcagccctatatatatatatatatatatatatatatatatatatatatatatatatatatatatatatatatatatatatatatatatatatatatatatatatatatatatatatatatatatatatatatatatatatatatatatatatatatatatatatatatttatatatatatatatatatatatatatatatatatatatatatatatatatatatatataaatgttaatatacacatatattatagtataatttaaagcaaaaataaatgtgtgtgtatatatatatatacatacaactttatttttgcttaaacttaaattattttttataactatatgcATCTGTATTTCACGTTGATATAAGTAACATTCGAGTTTGTAGcgaatttataaagttttaccGACTCCTATCCAGTACTCTTATAATCCGCCTTTAAGTAatataatagcaaaaaaaagatGACATACAAAAATAGTTCAAtacgtttttaattatgtattgcAATAATGCTTTGATTAGATATAACCTTTAAACATagaattcatatatatatattaaaaaaagagtaattaACAGCTTAAAAGGGTGTAGGAACTTAATTAACCGTTTGATCTCTCATAATATCGTGtatacaaacaaataatatagtgaGTCATCACCGAAAATAAGAAAGAAGTTATGTATAGAAGCCTAAGAACTAcatagaaaaagtaaataagcgaaagttgtttacaataaattgaTAACGcgtgattttttatataagaattcttttatttctaacattttagaactttaaagttttttatcacTAAAATGAATTCCGTTCTAGTTAATGATTTTGATTTATAGTCATTTAATTTTctctaaaataattacaattttattgaaaaaaatatctgtccctgatctaaaatattttagcgaaGCACTTACATTACAAAGTAGTTgcacttatttttatacaaatgaaACAAAAGAGTTTTTCGACCGTGGTCGCTCAAATGTTTtgcatattattaaaatgaaaaatttaactcaatgatatttctcttttatttataGCCACATTAACTATGTAAATATTACATGGGCTAGTACCATTAAAAGCACACTTGAACCTCTTCATCGTCATCAGAAGCACATAACACGTTTAGTAAATTTTAGTGGACATTTTACCCATGCAAAACTCTATTAAGAAAAATGAATACACTAATCATATATTaacttaatgtttataatgtactaagtttcatattttaatgtaaaatcaGTTCTTCCCCGGattcttttgatattttgtatttgttaaaagatataaataaatacattttacgcaataataatttttttaagcagccatgttttcaaacaaattatagTAAGTTTTGCATTGCTTTTCGCGGaccatttttatggaacaaaataaatttaaaaagtttttcatgaaatttttcttaaacaatGAAACTAAAGCTCATTTAAACGAAAACATGTAGAATTAACTATTACAATTAATGATTTGGTAATATACtttatgtatgaatatatatatatatatatatatatatatatatatatatatatatatatatatatatatatatatatatatacatatatatgtgtatatatatatatacatatatatatatatatatatatatatatatatatatatatatatatatatatatatatatatatatatatatatatatatatatatatatatatatggatatatatatatatatatatatatatatatatatatatataaatatatatatatatatatatatatatatatatatatatatatatatatatatatatatatatatatatatatatatgtatttgagACGTATTTATATATTTGGCACCCAGGGgcactaattttaattatttctattGTTTCTATCAAATCCAAGCAATtctattactaaaaatatagcATCTGCTATTTCTTTGAATTTATGACCAGAGTATggtaaaaacactaaaaaactTTCTACCGGATAGTTATTCTTATAAACataccaaaaaataaacacagttAATATACGCGGCTAATACCAGAAGTAGAATCAATACTGATGGAAATATATTTCGCTTTCTATATTTCTTTCACCATTTGTTGTACAAAATTATTTGCCATTATTCCTATGAGCtgcttaaatatattaaaagataattttgatCCTCTTGAAAAGATAGGATTCTCTAAAAATGGGTCAAACTGAGCGACGCggctttttttactaaatcacgACTTTCGCACAAATAATTTGCGCACAGTAATGTATAATTTGCAAATGGACTTTAATCGCCTTATGAATGATAAATTCTTCTACCAAACATacacatttataatattttcagagaaaaatttccaataaaaatattcttgttaaaaaaaaaaaaaattgcgcacATACACATGTAGGCAGAAAAGCAAATAATTAGTATTTTCGTCTAAAAAAACTTGGATAAATATAGAAGGTCTATCAGGTGATCTATGATTTGAACATGATAATTAgataacatttttgttaaaataatgtaaaattacGACTTTCGAAGACTTGACCATTCTGAAGGCGAGCGCCCAATCAAAACTTGGCGCCTGGGGTCAAAGCCCCCTCTAACCCCCTTTATCTTCCTTAAATACGTCTctcatatgtatttatatatatatatatatatatatatatatatatatatatatatatatatatatatatatatatatatatatatatatatatatatatatatatacatatttatatatatatctatacacacatatacatatatgtgtgtcctgttaaaaaaaagggcggtcaaatttttttaaattatattaaaaacttagaGAAACGTTCAAAGCTGCTCGCAACCCtcagtttatttttaacagtaagttacttttatttagGGTAGTTTAACCGCTTAGAGTCTAAACAGCAGACACTAAGCggtcaaatttcttttttgatttatcgTTATactgaaattattaacaaatggttaattaacattttctttatttgtgtacagataaatttttgatttatgctTAGTTTGTACGTATCTCGAGAATTTCGGCCGATTTTTCTTTGGGTTCACGTTCTCAACTtgatgttttataaagaaagttcaaataaaagttaatttaaattatttattgtctTCGAAGTTTTGTTACGCTTAacgtattataaaaactaattcaactgttgaaaaaatttatatttttaaatttcattataaattataatttctaataaaaacaaaaattttattagaaattatatttaatttctgtcaaaactttattaaatgttcgTTAACGCGACTTTTAACGCaagaaaaaattcataaaaaatggtttataatatgctgttaaatttttgtcactgaaaaacaaaacttaattataaattcttttttcttgCGTTAAAAGTCACGTTTGTTTAGACAACCATTAAAGCTAGAGTTTAGACAACCATTTTAgcgaatgtaaatattttttgttttaaatgccTTAAGTTCATTAATATGCTTCATTTCCAAAAGGTTTTCAACATTTCTGTAGCTCGTTTAGTTCTAAAGATATacgtattttaatattttcaattcatagactttttataaaatatattcttaaagtatatatacttttagaaaatatttcataaaaagtctatgagttaaaagtattaaaatacgTGTAACTTTGGAACTAAATAAGCTACAGAAGTAGTTGAAACCTTTTTGgaaatgaaatatattaaggaatttaatgcatttaaaattaaaaatgtttagatttGCTAAAATGGTTGTTTAAACTctatactatattttattttctacgtTTCGTTATTACAGAAAGTTACGGTATTTTGCAATGCGTTTGTCAAGACATTTGTAATTAAATCGAGCTTTTTAGCCTTATTAAAGAAACGGAGTTTTTTGGTCCGTAGAGCAGGTAATGATGCTTCTTATGGAgtctttgcgggccttggtaatgtgaCGTCTACAAAATAATTAGTTGGAGGAGAATAAACCGCAATATCTTCATATCAAGTGAAAGAAAAGTGGCTGGATAGCTCAGTTCGTTAAAACCCAGGCTTTTGTACGATACGGGTTCATATCCTGCCACCACCAACTCAGCGCTTTTGTAGTACTTCTGAACGCAAAAATATTGGTTAAAAACGGATGTTACAAAAGATTAGTCTTAAGGACTATTTgcggctgttcctatgctaagccaacaatatcttcggatataacaTTGTATagcaaaatatagcatgaaaactcaaataaaaaaatacaaacaaaagattaaaaaatcagTGGCGTTGACgtctttttttgcaaatttactGTGATGAACTTAATCAGGCCATTTGTTAGacgtttataaataaaaagtacttCGATGTTCTGAGCTCATTTTTTGCATCTACCGCCTCCAAAATAACgcatcaaatatattttaaaagattcaagattcaaaaataaaatgtaaagcataaattgtaacttttttttaacataaaaaaaaaaatatttttttatatttatatttttttatattttttttattaagtaaatatttttttatattttttttaataagcaaatatttttttatattttttttaataagttgcatCTACCGCCTCCAAAAATAACgcatcaaatatattttaaaagattcaagattcaaaaataaaatgtaaagcataaattgttacttttttttaacataaaaaaaaaaatatttttttatatttatatttttttatattttttttattaagtaaatatttttttatattttttttaataagcaaatatttttttatattttttttaataagttgcatCTACCGCCTCCAAAAATAACgcatcaaatatattttaaaagattcaagattcaaaaataaaatgtaaagcataaattgttacttttttttaacataaaaaaagaaatatttttttatatttatatttttttatattttttttaataagtaaatatttttttatattttttttaataagcaaatatttttttatattttttttttaataagttgcatCTACCGCCTCCAATAATAACgcatcaaatatattttaacagattcaagattcaaaaataaaatgtaaagcataaattgttactttgttttaacataaaaaaaaaaaaaaatttttctactcattaaaaaaaagaaaaacttagcTGGTTAGCTGGGTCTTACAGCCTTACAGTTacatctgtaaaaaataatatatataaatgcactattttaaatagatgtagttacatatatGGTTTTTTTCAATTGTCATTTGATATGGAGAAATTCTTCGAAATGTTATCGGACTTAAAGAGAAAtgaccagatgtagttacatcttcaAAACtttcaacactttttttaattttgtcacaGCAAATATGATTTtgttatactaaaaatatattgataattttgtttctATGGATACTTTAAATGCagattaaaatagtttaactacAATGAAATCctaaagttattaatataaaaaaaggaattcaAAGTTATCtctaaaaaagtattatgtattttaaacagggtgttaattacaaaataaaaaaaagcgtattattttttgttgttgatgtttgttttgttttgttttaaaatattatttgtgaatataatttatacaacattataaacataaaaaatattagcgCAGAAGGTAGAGGTTAAAGCAATTATCTTGTTAGGTTAATCTTATTcagtcaaaataaataaaattattaattaaatatatcgCAACCAAGTACCGTAAGATCCCCGCTTAAATTCGGGCATTTAACCTCTAAGATTCATATCCTAGACACATGGGCGCCGCACAATATTTCATAATTCTGATGCAACAATTTCacgcattgtgcaaactccaacaTAAGTATATTGATACCTATCTCAAATGAGGAGGTCCTGCAAAAAATCAGGATGTGGAGGTCTAGGAATAATTGAATGGGACAGAAATAATGTGAGGGaactaatgtaataaaattttcaactttgcccttttaaactaaatttaatttcatccTCAGATTTAATACTTCgtaataaaataatgtcaattacaaaagttatgaccatacaaATTTTCTAAATCCCCTTTCCCCCCGACTTCATAATAAGAGGTGGTAAGATCGGCATGGTCTTACCTTTTagtattacaatatttttaaacgaaatttaaaatctgcCAATAAATGTTTATCATTGTTGTACATTTTATTCATGTCGATACATGAATTTTAGTGCGGTAATCAACGGACTTGTTAATAATGTTATCATTTTCTTAAGCGTacacaattaaatataaagcagataaaaaaatttatacattgcTAGCAacaataaatatgtaaaagcatgttattatatgtttattatcCACACCCCTATTGCAATAGCAACGTTGAAGCAATTCCTTTCGCATAGTATAGAATATTAGAAAAgctttacttatattttaagtaCAGTAATTAAATGGAATTAATtgttcaaaacttattttttcaatagattttaatccaataaaagtttttccttaagtttgaaaaaatcatttctaaagcaGATCTAAGACGGAATTCTACGTGGACTgagcaaaatgaaaaaacttttttttattgcactaCTAAATTTCGTTGTTTTCGTAAGTTTTGATAAgcgttttttgaataaaaaattagcctatatttttaaaggatcttaatttgaaaaaaattgaaagcttaatattaaacattgaatttatgtttcttgttttattttatacacgtatttttgatgttaactTATATTGAATTTTAGAACGACGCTCGCTACTATCCTGCATACCTCTCGCCTGAAAGGTAATTAATTGAGTGTTTAGAAATAAAAGTATTGGAACTGTTGGcacttctctttttttttattttaaaaataagaaaaagcaGATTGATAATCtcagtaaatttttaaacaaaatactcATAAAATGATAAGAtcttcattttgaaaaatatgctttttaatgtttcttcttcgtacaaaagaaatgttaaaatgtttgtCCAAATATGAATTTGATtacttcataaaaaaagaaacctattaattataaaaatacttgagaaaactttaaaaagtaaattttttgagataaaaataatgtatatgtTCTTTAATTTGGAGCGGATCCATAGGTTGGCATATAATGTATAAGCATATAATATGtctattttagttaagtttattttgctttttataacatttaaccAACATACTTTCAGCTGACTtcattaaaatatcaataatttaatgtttgatacaaataaataaaaaaattaaggatCTATTAAAGTTAAGTTACGATAATTTccattttattcttaatttacCTAACAATTCgtaaaatattaattcaaaataatctAGTCAGTGACTGACATTTAAGCATACAGCCTACCCAGCGGGTAACGGACCAACATACATgatgtgtatatttataaagaataaatagatgaaaattttttttgcatttgtttgtctattattttttgcatatttaacTTTGCACAACCTGTAATCAAGGATGGTAGCTTTTTTCTTTAATCAAGAACCACTGGTTTTTATCTCGAACTTAATGTGCTTCCTTTGAAGgggatatttttttgtttcattgctAAAGACAccttaatttgaataaaaacaaactattttaagtATTGCTGACTTTTTATTTGCATGCACTTTTATTTACATGCACTTTTTTTGGCGCTGTATTTAAATGAGGGCAGTAccaaaagaaaatgttttaataaaaagttttataaagacgttttataaaaagtttgtttgaataataaaaataaagaacgcGATAACTCAAAAAGACTAAGAAGTATTAAAACTATGAACCGTTAAAACTTAgcgcaactaaaaaaaaaaaacattttttttaatatacatttgttaaatcaatttaatgaaataacatTAGTCATTTCAAAACTTTTCTCTAGActaaaccaaaatttaaaatcacgTTTTGAAGACGAACCATTGCCTCAACCAATGCCATCAGAGGATTTagacaataatttttcaaatgatacTCCCGAACAAAAACTCAATGCAGGTTCTTGGGTACAAGATGATGAATATTTGAATGATGAAACCATGCATCAATCTAACCCTAGAGCTTGGATGGAACAAGATAATGCtttttcaaatgatgaaaccaTGCATCAATCTAACCCTAGAGCTTGGATGGAACAAGATAATACGTtttcaaatgatgaaaccaTGCATCAATCTAACCCTAGAGCTTGGATGGAACAAGATAATGCtttttcaaatgatgaaacCGTGCATCAATCTAACCCTAGAGCTTGGATGGAACAAGATAACGCtttttcaaatgatgaaaccaTGCATCAATCTAACCCTAGAGCTTGGATGGAACAagataatgttttttcaaatgatGAGACCATGCGTCAATCTAATCCAAGAGCATGGATGGAAAGTGATGACTTTTCTAATGATGAACGTCAGCCTTTTGTTCAAAACGTTGCAGATGAAACAAGGTAAAtgtttattgcaaaaatatagcaattgtgtttttatttttgttttttagtagtgttttttttctaaagtgcTGCGAAAGCGCAGTGGTTAAAGCGCTTACCCCTTGAATCTAATATCAAGAGGTGatattttttctcaaatctTAATAGGACCAGCGAGATTAGCTTTGTATATGCACATTTTATGTAACTCTTTTAAGTGTTcttataaatagaaatatatataaatatataatataatatatacatttaacaCCCCCGCCTTGTAACATaactagataaaaataaaattttgtgttatAAACTGTGGTGACGTAAAGTCTTTAACTCTATAACAGAAAATcctttcattttattttctttagtcCAAATCacgatttacaaaattataatgaatCTCCAATGTATGAACAAGGGTTCTTGGAGGAAGACGATGTTTTTTCTAGTGATGCAAGAAAGGGTTCATCATCTCGTGGTGGTCGCGGAAGGTCAAAATCCAAATCAAGTCGCGGTTCACGTAGACACTAATAACTGGAATAAATGAAACGTTTTAGGT
This portion of the Hydra vulgaris chromosome 13, alternate assembly HydraT2T_AEP genome encodes:
- the LOC136089346 gene encoding golgin subfamily A member 6-like protein 6, with translation MKKLFFIALLNFVVFNDARYYPAYLSPERLNQNLKSRFEDEPLPQPMPSEDLDNNFSNDTPEQKLNAGSWVQDDEYLNDETMHQSNPRAWMEQDNAFSNDETMHQSNPRAWMEQDNTFSNDETMHQSNPRAWMEQDNAFSNDETVHQSNPRAWMEQDNAFSNDETMHQSNPRAWMEQDNVFSNDETMRQSNPRAWMESDDFSNDERQPFVQNVADETSPNHDLQNYNESPMYEQGFLEEDDVFSSDARKGSSSRGGRGRSKSKSSRGSRRH